In Methanosarcina barkeri MS, a single window of DNA contains:
- a CDS encoding CRISPR-associated protein Cas4 has protein sequence MMSTDSSNQEINVSDLLLYINCPRRVYFVNRGFELFSEVTASRLERIILKELSLNYPEVVKECSLNADNLHEELEISLAKVCTDLQLLFPRELAGVTKEILEEGEARARAKLPEIAANLRGALEEFGKEPMLAALTPVKTEPFLSSERLNLKGVPSKLVCFEGVQVPSILKPGSCPENGVWSSDRIHAAAFVLLLEAENGKEVPFAFVEYVSFGLLRRMAVRSSDRREVLKICREVKKIKDGIMPERKEEKFCKECNFSEHCISESSLMSKFF, from the coding sequence ATGATGTCAACCGATTCGTCCAATCAGGAAATAAATGTCTCAGACCTTCTTCTATATATCAACTGCCCGAGGAGGGTATACTTTGTCAATCGAGGCTTTGAATTGTTTTCGGAAGTGACCGCCTCCAGGCTTGAAAGAATAATCCTGAAAGAACTCTCTTTGAATTACCCTGAAGTTGTAAAGGAGTGTTCGTTAAACGCCGATAACCTTCATGAAGAGCTTGAAATTTCCCTGGCAAAGGTATGTACAGACCTCCAACTCCTGTTTCCGCGAGAACTCGCAGGTGTTACAAAGGAGATTTTAGAGGAAGGAGAAGCGCGGGCAAGAGCTAAACTTCCCGAAATTGCAGCCAACTTGCGGGGAGCACTTGAAGAATTTGGGAAAGAGCCTATGCTTGCGGCACTCACGCCTGTTAAAACCGAGCCATTTCTGTCCTCAGAAAGACTCAACCTCAAAGGTGTTCCATCAAAACTCGTTTGCTTTGAAGGTGTGCAGGTTCCGTCAATATTAAAGCCCGGAAGCTGCCCTGAAAATGGAGTATGGTCTTCTGACCGGATACATGCCGCAGCTTTTGTCCTGCTTCTGGAAGCCGAAAATGGAAAAGAAGTTCCCTTTGCTTTTGTGGAGTATGTAAGTTTCGGCCTGCTCCGAAGGATGGCTGTTCGAAGCTCGGATAGGCGGGAAGTGCTCAAAATCTGCAGAGAAGTGAAAAAAATTAAAGATGGAATTATGCCTGAGAGAAAAGAAGAAAAATTCTGTAAGGAGTGCAATTTTTCAGAACACTGTATTTCAGAGTCTTCCCTTATGTCGAAATTTTTCTGA
- a CDS encoding thiolase domain-containing protein, with protein MRDVAIIGVKNTKFGELWGKSLRDIVVEAGAGALEDAGIGGKEIDSLYVGNMSGGRFIDQEHIGALIADYSGLSKNLHVPATRVEAACASGGLALRQAIMAVASGYNDIVIAAGAEKMTDVGSEEASSALAAAADREWEGMAGATFPGIYAMIARLHMHRYGTTSEQLAEVAVKNHKNGSLNPIAQYKNRITVDDVLNSIMVADPLHIFDCSPITDGASALVLAPADIAHKYTDTPIYIRATAQASDTIALHDRRDITTLDATVVAAKRAYSMAKLKPEDIDLVEVHDCFTIAEICAIEDLGFAEKGKGGIVTANGETAIGGRIPVNTSGGLKACGHPVGATGIKQAVEIVTQLRGEAGKRQVEGAEYGMTHNVGGSGATAVVHIFSRER; from the coding sequence ATGAGAGATGTAGCAATTATCGGAGTAAAGAATACCAAGTTCGGAGAACTCTGGGGAAAGTCCCTTAGGGATATAGTGGTAGAAGCCGGGGCTGGAGCACTCGAAGACGCAGGCATTGGTGGAAAAGAAATCGACTCTCTCTACGTAGGAAACATGAGTGGAGGCCGATTTATTGATCAGGAACATATAGGGGCTCTTATAGCTGACTATTCGGGACTTTCTAAGAACTTGCATGTCCCGGCTACTCGAGTTGAAGCTGCCTGTGCATCGGGTGGGCTTGCCCTTCGACAAGCCATCATGGCTGTAGCTTCCGGTTATAATGATATCGTGATTGCAGCAGGAGCAGAAAAAATGACTGATGTGGGGTCTGAGGAAGCGTCTTCAGCTCTTGCAGCAGCGGCTGATCGGGAGTGGGAAGGGATGGCAGGAGCAACTTTTCCCGGGATCTATGCAATGATTGCAAGGTTGCATATGCACAGGTATGGGACTACCAGCGAACAGCTTGCCGAAGTTGCCGTAAAGAATCATAAAAACGGCTCTTTAAATCCCATTGCTCAGTATAAAAACAGAATCACTGTGGATGATGTGTTGAACTCTATAATGGTAGCCGATCCTTTACACATTTTTGACTGTTCCCCAATAACAGATGGTGCTTCAGCTCTTGTGCTTGCCCCAGCGGATATTGCGCACAAGTATACAGATACTCCAATTTATATCAGGGCAACTGCTCAGGCAAGTGATACAATTGCGCTTCATGACAGGCGAGATATAACAACCCTCGATGCAACCGTGGTGGCTGCAAAGCGGGCCTATTCCATGGCAAAACTGAAGCCTGAAGACATCGACCTTGTAGAAGTGCATGACTGCTTCACAATTGCTGAGATTTGTGCAATTGAAGACCTGGGATTTGCAGAAAAAGGAAAAGGCGGAATTGTCACAGCAAATGGTGAAACCGCAATCGGAGGCAGAATTCCTGTTAATACATCCGGCGGCCTCAAAGCCTGCGGGCATCCTGTGGGGGCAACCGGCATAAAACAGGCTGTAGAAATCGTAACCCAGCTGCGCGGAGAAGCAGGCAAGCGTCAGGTCGAAGGCGCAGAGTACGGTATGACCCACAATGTAGGAGGGTCAGGAGCAACAGCAGTAGTGCATATTTTCTCGAGGGAGAGGTGA
- the dinB gene encoding DNA polymerase IV yields the protein MQRIVLHVDMDSFYAAIEERENSELQGKAIVVCMLSGRSELSGAVSTCNYTARESGIKAGMPCSKAKKLNPEAVFLPVRKDFYTSVSDRVMEILRSYADARETGEAFEQISIDEAFLEITEKTGGDFNLAFEIGNQIKNEVKDKEKLTCSVGVGPNKLIAKMASSVQKPDGITVISPDKLERFLWPLKVSKLWGIGNVTAGKLQEMGIVTIKDLAEHDVIDLISTFGKTRGVWLKQAASGIDNSPLKEREGSEQIGRIATLPEDTLDVNLISQLLDRLAGDVISKLDSRELSFKTVTITVINSKFRMYTKSRTLNHPAYSKETLLEVTREILNEFLSESRTEFRRVGIRVGELQKRIGQKSLFDY from the coding sequence ATGCAGCGTATCGTTCTCCATGTAGATATGGACTCTTTTTATGCAGCGATTGAAGAGCGGGAAAACTCTGAACTTCAGGGAAAAGCCATCGTTGTCTGCATGCTTTCCGGAAGAAGCGAGCTCAGTGGGGCTGTAAGTACCTGTAATTATACCGCACGAGAGTCCGGGATCAAGGCAGGCATGCCATGTTCAAAGGCAAAGAAACTGAACCCTGAAGCAGTTTTCCTGCCTGTACGAAAGGATTTCTATACTTCTGTCTCGGACCGGGTTATGGAAATTCTCAGGAGTTATGCGGATGCAAGGGAGACAGGGGAAGCGTTTGAACAGATAAGCATAGACGAAGCCTTCCTGGAAATTACCGAAAAAACAGGTGGGGATTTTAACCTTGCCTTTGAGATTGGAAACCAGATTAAGAATGAAGTAAAGGATAAAGAGAAGCTGACCTGTTCGGTGGGGGTAGGCCCAAATAAGCTTATTGCCAAAATGGCATCCTCTGTCCAGAAACCCGATGGGATTACTGTTATAAGTCCGGATAAACTCGAGAGATTTCTCTGGCCTCTCAAGGTGTCTAAACTCTGGGGAATAGGGAATGTAACCGCAGGAAAACTGCAGGAAATGGGCATAGTCACAATAAAAGATCTTGCTGAACATGATGTTATTGACCTGATCTCAACTTTCGGAAAAACTCGAGGAGTCTGGCTTAAACAGGCTGCGTCAGGTATCGATAATTCTCCCCTGAAAGAAAGGGAAGGCTCTGAACAGATAGGAAGGATCGCAACTCTGCCTGAGGATACCCTCGACGTTAATCTTATCTCTCAGCTACTTGACAGGCTGGCAGGGGATGTAATTTCAAAACTCGATTCAAGGGAGCTTTCCTTCAAAACTGTAACTATTACGGTCATAAATTCAAAGTTCAGGATGTACACTAAAAGCCGTACACTAAACCACCCGGCCTATTCAAAGGAAACTCTTCTCGAGGTGACTCGCGAAATCCTTAATGAGTTCCTTTCGGAAAGCCGAACTGAGTTCAGGCGTGTAGGTATCAGGGTAGGAGAACTTCAAAAAAGGATAGGCCAGAAAAGCCTTTTTGATTATTGA
- a CDS encoding nicotianamine synthase family protein, whose amino-acid sequence MSNIQKINVEPLLTEFRQIYTQIKDLKETDILDNPSPELYAVFKRLDEMVSLDIDEQSIEVLFESPDFNLLIAEISRFRFLYNLKLEIEKAKSLLESSNPWQTLQNFTFYPNYLQLASTEYTGSGLKPKYCVLFLGSGPLPLSLIMLCREHGLFGIGIEQDRKRANLSREVIACLGLSESIEIIEGNHFSLPLNTRCDLYMVAAQAEPKEEIFEQLAKVLPKGSKVSYRLYEKGLRRILDSNFLFELPSGFEEYLRIQPEPPVNNTVVFLKKR is encoded by the coding sequence GTGAGTAACATTCAAAAAATCAATGTTGAGCCCCTACTTACTGAATTTCGCCAGATCTATACTCAGATAAAAGATCTTAAAGAAACCGATATCTTGGATAATCCCTCTCCTGAACTGTATGCCGTGTTTAAACGGCTGGATGAAATGGTATCTCTGGATATAGATGAACAGTCTATTGAGGTACTCTTTGAAAGCCCGGATTTTAATCTTCTGATTGCTGAGATTTCTCGCTTTCGGTTTTTATACAATTTGAAACTTGAAATCGAAAAAGCAAAAAGTCTTCTTGAAAGCTCGAATCCGTGGCAAACTCTCCAGAATTTTACGTTTTATCCGAACTACCTGCAGCTTGCTAGCACCGAATATACAGGTTCAGGTCTTAAACCAAAGTATTGTGTTCTTTTTCTTGGAAGCGGCCCTCTACCGCTTAGTCTAATAATGCTCTGTCGCGAACACGGTCTTTTCGGAATCGGGATTGAGCAGGATAGAAAGAGGGCGAATCTCTCCCGGGAGGTTATTGCTTGTCTCGGTCTTTCCGAAAGTATCGAGATAATCGAAGGAAACCATTTCAGCCTGCCCCTTAACACCAGATGTGACCTTTACATGGTCGCTGCCCAGGCTGAACCCAAAGAAGAGATATTTGAGCAACTTGCAAAAGTACTTCCCAAAGGAAGTAAAGTTTCCTACCGCCTTTATGAAAAGGGCCTTCGGAGAATTCTGGACAGTAATTTCCTCTTTGAACTGCCTTCAGGATTTGAAGAATATCTCAGGATCCAGCCGGAACCTCCAGTTAATAATACGGTTGTATTTTTAAAAAAGAGATAA
- a CDS encoding phosphoadenosine phosphosulfate reductase domain-containing protein: MSRPAYLGKMLLHWCEACNVPVLGKKCGCGKSTKKVEVTPPGDIRPAFDYDIKRINSVSEKQFNEPLIPEGHLVVLNKAPYEDRMDEIIVDGEVLASLRFEIESCEWVLLPRLEGARRLFQGRDRKALKKWVVIDQAVVPFILEKGASVLAPGVLDADPELKKEDEVVVLNPDGEVICCGRARMTGKEMREENHGHAVKPRWSRNPEPQKTKLGGQTWEDAVKANEKILDGMIERSHAFIKNVARSMDLKVSVSYSGGKDSLAVLQLVSESLDDYEIMFADTGLEFPETIENVKQVVEHYGKKLRTSSARDAFWNSISVFGPPTMDTRWCCKICKLGPITRLIDENYEGGCLSFIGQRQYESHARSISKKVWKNPWVGNQVGASPIQEWTALHVWLYLFRTKAPYNPAYEKGYDRMGCWLCPSSSLADFFQLEESHPDLAKKLNSRLLAYAEKMGLSLEWVKYGLWRYKRYPRVLQKLAEKKGISLIPSQEAPTELHFEVATGYRPCKAGGISADGSFGQAIDIETLKETGMLSPIGKASFIEGAASVAFRESRAQVFASGNVNGRSENEKELKKLMRIVELSVRRALLCQGCGVCVGHCEHNAIEMKEKKVRIKENCIHCGACIEVCPLVKFI; this comes from the coding sequence ATGTCCAGACCAGCATATCTTGGAAAAATGCTTCTGCACTGGTGTGAGGCCTGTAATGTGCCTGTGCTAGGGAAAAAGTGCGGATGCGGTAAAAGTACAAAAAAAGTTGAGGTAACCCCTCCAGGGGATATCCGTCCTGCTTTTGATTATGATATAAAACGCATAAACTCGGTTTCGGAAAAACAGTTCAATGAGCCACTTATACCTGAAGGGCACCTTGTAGTGCTAAATAAAGCTCCGTATGAAGACCGTATGGATGAGATTATAGTTGACGGAGAAGTGCTTGCGTCTCTCAGATTTGAAATAGAAAGCTGTGAATGGGTCCTGCTTCCAAGGCTCGAAGGAGCAAGAAGGCTTTTTCAGGGAAGGGATAGGAAAGCCCTGAAAAAATGGGTTGTTATCGATCAGGCAGTTGTACCTTTTATCCTGGAAAAAGGAGCAAGTGTTCTGGCGCCCGGGGTTCTTGATGCCGATCCTGAACTCAAAAAAGAAGATGAGGTAGTTGTACTGAACCCCGACGGGGAAGTAATCTGCTGTGGGCGGGCCCGAATGACAGGAAAGGAAATGCGTGAGGAAAACCACGGGCATGCAGTAAAACCGCGCTGGAGCAGAAACCCAGAGCCTCAAAAAACAAAACTCGGAGGGCAGACCTGGGAAGATGCCGTAAAAGCCAACGAAAAAATTCTGGACGGCATGATAGAAAGGTCCCACGCATTCATAAAAAATGTCGCAAGAAGCATGGATTTGAAAGTAAGCGTATCCTATTCCGGAGGAAAGGATAGCCTTGCTGTGCTCCAGCTAGTTAGTGAAAGTCTTGACGATTACGAGATTATGTTTGCAGATACCGGGCTTGAGTTTCCGGAAACCATTGAAAACGTCAAACAGGTTGTAGAACACTACGGGAAAAAACTCAGGACATCAAGTGCAAGAGACGCTTTTTGGAATTCAATAAGTGTTTTTGGCCCTCCTACAATGGATACTCGCTGGTGCTGCAAGATCTGCAAACTCGGGCCGATCACCCGGTTAATTGATGAGAACTACGAAGGTGGATGCCTTAGTTTCATAGGGCAACGCCAGTATGAATCCCATGCCCGTTCAATCAGCAAGAAAGTCTGGAAAAATCCCTGGGTGGGAAATCAGGTAGGAGCATCCCCTATACAGGAATGGACAGCTCTTCATGTTTGGCTTTACCTTTTCAGGACAAAAGCTCCCTATAATCCGGCTTATGAAAAAGGATATGACCGGATGGGATGCTGGCTCTGTCCATCTTCCTCTCTTGCAGATTTCTTCCAGCTTGAAGAAAGCCATCCCGACCTTGCAAAAAAGCTGAACTCCCGTCTCCTTGCCTATGCCGAGAAAATGGGGCTTTCTCTTGAGTGGGTAAAGTACGGTTTATGGCGCTACAAGCGATATCCTCGTGTTCTCCAGAAACTTGCTGAGAAAAAAGGAATTTCTCTTATTCCATCCCAGGAGGCTCCAACAGAGCTTCATTTTGAAGTAGCAACAGGGTACAGGCCCTGCAAAGCAGGAGGAATATCTGCGGATGGAAGCTTCGGGCAGGCAATTGATATAGAAACCCTGAAAGAAACCGGAATGCTTTCACCCATCGGAAAGGCTTCTTTCATAGAAGGAGCCGCATCGGTAGCTTTCAGAGAATCCAGGGCACAGGTTTTTGCCTCAGGGAATGTTAATGGGAGAAGTGAGAACGAAAAAGAGCTAAAAAAACTTATGAGAATTGTTGAGCTCTCAGTAAGAAGGGCTTTACTCTGCCAGGGATGCGGAGTTTGCGTGGGTCACTGTGAGCATAATGCGATTGAAATGAAAGAAAAGAAGGTAAGGATTAAAGAAAACTGCATTCATTGCGGAGCATGTATTGAAGTTTGTCCGCTTGTTAAATTTATTTAA
- a CDS encoding helix-turn-helix domain-containing protein, with amino-acid sequence MTSNESSENLRNRLAEKMAGDITLSEKPGESLKKWRLNFEISQTDIANYLKVSPSVISDYESGRRKSPGTLIIKKIVECLLEIDMERGSKKIHAYESVLNAESGTKSIYSTYEYTIPIQLAKLVNLIEGDIVYKGVERPLYGFSVIDSQRAILELSSHEFQKLYGWSTDRAMIFTKVSTGKSPMVAIRVTNLKPGAVVLHGIRKEEVEPVAIKMAEVDRIPLVATMMDLDQIVQLLRKYSQYYARE; translated from the coding sequence ATGACATCTAATGAATCCTCAGAAAATCTGCGCAATCGTCTGGCGGAAAAAATGGCTGGAGATATAACCCTTTCGGAAAAGCCGGGAGAGTCGCTCAAAAAATGGAGATTGAATTTTGAGATATCCCAGACCGACATTGCAAATTATCTTAAGGTTTCCCCCTCCGTTATCAGTGATTATGAAAGTGGGAGACGAAAGTCTCCAGGAACACTAATCATAAAAAAAATTGTTGAGTGTTTACTTGAAATTGATATGGAGCGGGGAAGCAAAAAAATTCACGCTTACGAATCTGTACTTAATGCCGAAAGCGGTACGAAATCCATTTACTCAACATACGAGTATACGATCCCGATACAGCTTGCTAAACTGGTCAATCTTATTGAAGGAGATATTGTTTACAAAGGGGTTGAAAGGCCTCTTTATGGTTTCTCTGTCATTGACAGCCAGAGAGCAATCCTTGAACTTTCTTCCCATGAGTTTCAGAAGCTCTATGGCTGGAGTACTGACAGAGCCATGATCTTTACGAAGGTCAGCACCGGAAAATCCCCAATGGTGGCCATCCGGGTTACCAACCTTAAGCCTGGTGCCGTGGTACTTCATGGGATTCGAAAAGAAGAAGTCGAGCCTGTTGCAATCAAAATGGCAGAAGTCGACCGCATCCCCCTGGTCGCTACTATGATGGATCTTGACCAGATTGTCCAGTTACTGAGAAAATACAGTCAATACTATGCCAGGGAATAA
- a CDS encoding ATP-binding cassette domain-containing protein, whose translation MSTPNSPQNSEETVTFPKETTGRTSQISGICSEKSGKASERNDIPVLEVRDLCHRYPHLDSNTLDKINLKVFKGERVAVLGANGAGKSTLFKHLNGILKPLSGEVLIKGEKMTKKNIRTCRKTVGIVFQDPDDQVLAPSVEEDIAFGPINMGLSRNEVERRVKEALEMVGLTGFEERAPHHLSGGQKKLVAIAGILAMRPEIIVLDEPTAGLDPLSSARVLELIMKMNRELGITLLLSTHNVDVVPYFAERVFVLHHGRLEADGSPYEIFSDPELLRKAHLRLPRVAEVFEMLQQKGLNVNIQITAEAARDEILRLVSSGQQKRIE comes from the coding sequence ATGAGCACTCCGAATTCCCCACAGAACTCAGAAGAAACAGTAACTTTCCCAAAAGAAACAACAGGCAGAACGAGCCAGATATCCGGAATATGTTCCGAAAAATCGGGCAAAGCCTCCGAAAGAAATGATATTCCTGTACTGGAAGTCAGAGACCTCTGCCATAGATACCCTCATCTTGATTCAAACACCCTAGATAAAATCAACCTCAAAGTGTTCAAAGGAGAGAGAGTTGCAGTGCTTGGGGCTAATGGAGCAGGAAAATCGACTTTGTTCAAGCACCTTAACGGAATCCTGAAGCCTCTTTCAGGGGAAGTCCTGATAAAAGGAGAAAAAATGACTAAGAAGAATATCCGGACATGCAGGAAAACCGTAGGAATCGTCTTCCAAGACCCTGATGACCAAGTACTTGCTCCTAGTGTTGAAGAAGATATTGCTTTTGGGCCAATTAATATGGGCTTGTCCAGAAATGAGGTCGAAAGGAGAGTAAAAGAAGCCCTTGAGATGGTTGGACTCACAGGTTTTGAGGAAAGGGCCCCGCATCATCTGAGCGGAGGGCAGAAGAAACTTGTGGCAATCGCAGGCATCCTTGCCATGCGTCCTGAGATTATAGTCCTTGATGAGCCAACAGCCGGACTTGACCCTCTCAGTTCGGCTCGCGTTCTTGAATTAATTATGAAGATGAATAGGGAACTGGGGATCACCCTGCTACTTTCTACCCATAATGTGGATGTAGTTCCTTATTTTGCAGAAAGGGTTTTTGTTCTCCATCATGGAAGACTTGAGGCTGATGGAAGCCCGTACGAGATTTTCAGCGATCCCGAACTCCTCAGGAAAGCTCACCTAAGACTTCCGAGAGTTGCTGAAGTATTTGAGATGCTCCAGCAAAAAGGACTCAATGTTAACATACAGATAACAGCCGAAGCGGCTAGAGATGAAATACTGCGGCTTGTAAGCTCGGGACAGCAAAAGAGGATTGAGTGA
- a CDS encoding hydroxymethylglutaryl-CoA synthase, which translates to MTIGIVSYGAYVPRYRIKVEEIARVWGDNADALKSGLMVYEKSVPDIDEDAATIAVEAARYAMARSGIDPERIGAVYTGSESHPYAVKPTSTIVSQAIGATPNMTAADFEFACKAGTAAVQACMGLVSSGMIDLGMAIGADVSQGAPGDALEYTAAAGGVACLIGKKESELAAIIEDTYSFTTDTPDFWRREGMPYPEHGGRFTGEPGYFKHVTNGAKGLLEKLGTKPDDYDYAVFHQPNGKFPTKVAKILGFTKAQIAPGLVVPKIGNTYSGSALMGIAATLDQAKPGDRIFATAFGSGAGSDAFSITVTDRIEEIRNRAPTVSELIKDPIYIDYARYAKHKGKIRRS; encoded by the coding sequence ATGACTATTGGAATCGTATCTTACGGTGCTTATGTCCCCCGATACCGTATCAAAGTTGAAGAAATCGCCCGAGTATGGGGTGATAATGCAGATGCTCTTAAAAGTGGCCTTATGGTATATGAAAAATCCGTGCCTGATATTGATGAAGACGCAGCAACTATAGCTGTGGAAGCGGCAAGATACGCGATGGCAAGAAGCGGGATTGATCCGGAGAGGATTGGGGCTGTATATACGGGCTCGGAGAGTCATCCCTATGCTGTAAAACCAACAAGCACAATTGTCTCCCAGGCTATAGGAGCAACCCCAAACATGACTGCAGCAGACTTCGAGTTTGCATGTAAGGCAGGGACAGCCGCAGTTCAGGCTTGTATGGGACTGGTAAGTTCAGGGATGATCGACCTGGGCATGGCTATAGGAGCCGATGTTTCCCAGGGGGCTCCAGGTGATGCCCTCGAGTACACTGCAGCTGCAGGAGGAGTTGCCTGCCTTATTGGGAAAAAAGAATCCGAGCTTGCCGCAATCATTGAAGATACTTATTCTTTTACAACTGACACCCCTGACTTCTGGAGGAGGGAAGGAATGCCCTACCCTGAGCACGGAGGCCGTTTTACAGGAGAACCAGGCTACTTCAAGCATGTGACTAACGGCGCAAAAGGGCTTCTGGAAAAACTCGGAACAAAGCCTGATGATTACGATTATGCGGTTTTCCATCAGCCAAACGGAAAATTCCCAACCAAAGTTGCAAAAATCCTGGGTTTCACCAAGGCCCAGATTGCTCCAGGGCTTGTAGTTCCAAAAATCGGGAACACGTATTCAGGTTCCGCTCTTATGGGAATTGCTGCAACCCTTGATCAGGCAAAACCAGGAGACAGGATTTTCGCGACTGCCTTTGGGTCAGGTGCAGGGTCTGATGCTTTTAGTATAACGGTTACAGATAGGATTGAGGAAATCCGAAACAGGGCTCCGACGGTTTCCGAACTGATTAAAGATCCTATATATATTGACTATGCGAGATATGCCAAACATAAAGGGAAGATCCGCCGGTCATGA
- the cbiQ gene encoding cobalt ECF transporter T component CbiQ: MVTLTDIERESYKNSPVHRLEPRIKLLFTLAIIIYAVSLPRIHEKNMVRLFAIEIYLLLLVLAAGLDLRYFFLRILAILPFGLAIVLIQPFLRPSFIENYTPYPLDLPFGLSITYEGLDFGSTLLAKFLVCITVIILFSSTTQLRDMVAAADRIGIPREFTLLLSMMIRYLFLFWAVLKRIRTAQQTRLFDIWNKNVPRKWVIEQIGNSISSIFIRSYEQGERTYISMLCRGYGSGHEKTYYRAKIRAQDIFFLLLSAGCVLYIHIYV, translated from the coding sequence ATGGTAACGCTCACGGATATTGAACGCGAATCATATAAAAACAGCCCAGTACACAGGCTTGAACCCCGGATAAAGCTGCTTTTTACACTTGCAATAATCATATATGCAGTTAGCCTGCCCCGGATTCACGAAAAAAATATGGTCCGCCTTTTTGCCATAGAGATTTATTTGCTGCTTCTGGTGCTTGCTGCAGGGCTCGACTTAAGATACTTCTTCCTTCGTATTCTTGCGATTTTACCATTCGGCCTCGCAATTGTCCTTATCCAACCATTCCTTAGACCTTCCTTTATAGAAAATTATACTCCATACCCTCTTGACCTGCCTTTTGGGCTCAGTATAACTTATGAAGGACTTGATTTTGGAAGCACACTGCTTGCAAAATTTCTGGTCTGCATAACAGTTATTATCCTGTTTTCTTCTACTACGCAGCTGAGAGATATGGTCGCAGCTGCAGACAGGATAGGCATTCCAAGGGAATTTACCCTGCTTTTGAGCATGATGATACGCTATCTTTTCTTGTTCTGGGCCGTTCTCAAAAGGATAAGGACCGCACAGCAAACAAGGCTCTTTGATATATGGAATAAAAATGTGCCAAGAAAATGGGTCATCGAGCAGATAGGAAATAGCATAAGTTCGATTTTCATACGCTCCTACGAGCAGGGAGAAAGGACCTATATAAGCATGCTCTGCAGAGGTTACGGAAGTGGTCACGAAAAGACTTATTACAGAGCAAAGATCAGAGCTCAGGACATCTTCTTCTTGCTTCTGAGTGCAGGATGCGTATTATATATTCACATTTATGTTTGA
- a CDS encoding chymotrypsin family serine protease, whose translation MKHGKRILIGSLVLTILLIGVVFVASASANDSQKTLSEDEISGTTDSNDAQIPDIGPQIFESLKNDPNVLATKGQIPNYTTQVDKQNWLSKLDNSRVLLDKDTNMKLYLYPKGPVIGYSWDVNGYLEVNFYKGMNVTDSQINEIYNLINKRANEASVQEVPVVFYKNDFFKDEVSGYDSYYRPINGAIKVTGETGSSGTIGYAAKTSSGTKGYVTVQHLGTYVGYDMYQPVSDAAGSVSKISGHHADACFVPYSNVAAKIHIGGGSTANVYNYVKTIPNSGWVNWKVYISGAASGVKSGYIKGAGLTLTEGGGPYYNMVKTNYSSTNGDSGAPIYRILSGNYIVLGIHKGTFNGYKWFSPVSGINSDLGVLPIKA comes from the coding sequence ATGAAACATGGTAAAAGAATATTGATAGGATCACTTGTTTTGACGATATTGCTTATTGGAGTAGTATTTGTAGCTTCGGCATCTGCCAACGATTCCCAGAAAACATTATCAGAAGATGAAATTTCGGGAACAACTGATTCTAACGATGCACAAATACCTGATATTGGCCCCCAAATTTTTGAGAGTTTGAAAAATGATCCTAATGTCTTAGCGACAAAAGGACAGATTCCAAACTATACCACTCAGGTAGATAAACAAAATTGGCTGAGTAAACTTGATAATAGTAGAGTTCTCTTGGATAAGGATACGAATATGAAATTATACTTGTATCCAAAAGGGCCTGTTATAGGCTACAGTTGGGATGTTAATGGTTATTTAGAGGTTAATTTTTATAAAGGTATGAATGTTACAGATTCTCAAATTAATGAAATCTATAATCTTATAAATAAAAGAGCAAATGAAGCATCTGTGCAAGAAGTTCCTGTCGTGTTCTATAAAAACGATTTTTTCAAGGATGAAGTTAGTGGTTACGACTCTTACTATCGTCCAATAAATGGTGCTATAAAAGTTACCGGTGAAACTGGTTCCTCTGGAACAATAGGGTATGCCGCGAAAACAAGTTCTGGAACTAAAGGATATGTAACTGTACAACACCTTGGAACTTACGTGGGTTATGATATGTATCAGCCGGTATCAGATGCGGCAGGATCTGTCAGCAAAATTAGTGGTCATCATGCAGATGCATGTTTCGTCCCTTATAGCAATGTGGCTGCAAAAATACATATTGGTGGTGGTTCAACTGCAAATGTTTATAATTACGTGAAAACAATTCCCAATAGTGGATGGGTAAACTGGAAAGTGTATATATCTGGTGCAGCTTCTGGAGTAAAAAGTGGATATATAAAGGGTGCTGGACTGACACTTACCGAAGGTGGAGGGCCATATTATAACATGGTAAAAACAAATTATAGTTCAACGAATGGAGATAGTGGAGCTCCAATCTACCGTATATTATCAGGTAACTATATAGTTTTAGGAATTCACAAAGGTACATTTAATGGTTATAAATGGTTCTCTCCAGTTTCTGGAATTAATTCTGATTTAGGTGTCCTTCCAATTAAAGCTTGA